The Aedes albopictus strain Foshan chromosome 2, AalbF5, whole genome shotgun sequence region aatatctcagctgtttatttgtattatgattgtctccttgcattgaacgacagtgttgggaatactcacttgggaaaagttatactcacttgcttctatctcagtccagaagcatgctatcaaaaaattatgtttgaagaacttttagattgtagtttaatctaaaagtttgccgaataaagtaaaggtcacaGACGTAtatcaaaaccgtgagagagctgtgagtacaatgtgagtataaattacatgaattttactcacctcgtactcacagctctctcacaactttggtatgcgtctgcgacttttactttattcggcaaagttttagattaaactacaaactAAAAGccgttcaaacatcattttttgatagcatgcttctggactgagataaaagcaagtgagtatcactcttgcaagtgagtattcccaacactgttgaacgatggtcaaaacacgtcttttgatttgtactgcaaaaatggtTGAAAAGTGTACATTGTaataattgaaaaagaaagtAAACAATGAGAGCctttcaaatgcagataggacctattgaaatattttgcctgtgtttttatgagaaattgttggaaaacctTTGAAGCAGCGCTTAGACAAGTTTTGGATGAAGTTCAATAACAAGCAGCGGAAGCGATACGTAGAAATACTTCTTGGCAAGTACCTAGAtttggaaaaatacaaaaaaataaaaaaaaatcattcaaaaattcctcattcAGTGTTCTGTGAAAATTTAAGAATAATCAAAATAGTTTTGTGGAGCGGAACATATTCAAATATTTTGGAGATTTTCTAGGAATACTTTTATTCCCAATTCTCCAGGAACACAAACATAGACAGATTAAACACTTATTGCTACTCCAATTGCTATGCATAAGTTACCTGTCGATAAATACCTGCTTTGATCACCAAATGGCACTTCATTTTCAGTTGGTAATTGAGGGTTaagttcttcaaacatttttgctaTTAAGGTGTTCAAGTTGTTGATAGAGCTGGCTCaccgaaatttcttcaatttcttCTGGTGATCCTACTGTCAAATTTGATCGCAAAATTGTTCCCAAATGCCACGTTTGGTAAATTAGTTTTGAtgcattttctctcttttttatattttttattttttatccaaaagttttctaaaagccttttttttcgaaaattcatttaaaaatggtttctgtaaaaccgaaaaacattttccttcAGAAAAATTTCAGCAGATACTCTGAACCATCCTCTTAATGTGTATGGGAACCGTTTTTaataaaatattgctccgttatttaaaaaaaaaacgaaaaataagaAAATGCATCTAGTTTTGCCTCAAGCCATACTGATGTAGCTTTCCAAATCCTTATTCATCTCATGTCTGTTTGTCCCAGTTGAATGTTTATGTTACTCAAACGTAGGGGTCTGAGTTTAAAGCGGAATGATTCTCTCTGCAGAATCAGAAAAGTGATCGAAACGTTGGATAAAATCCAATAATATCTATTTTTatccattttcatttttttcttttttttatttttattcatatttaaatttaattttatttaaactttttaatttaaattaaactttttatttttaattatacttaattttaattttttacctCATACAAGTATCTCTTCGAACCACGGTAATGCATGTTTTAAACATCATATCACATCACATAAATGTCAGTTTTGGTAGATTGCCCTTCGATCATCCTTATAGCTATTTTGACCACTTTCACgagattataaaaaaaagtattttaatCAACGTTTTTACAACTTCAATATTCAACTGTATCAACCAGTTATCCACTTGGCTGCTAACGCTGCTAACCGTGGAAGAAATTGAACTGATGAATATTTTCCTCAAACGTAGCGACCTTCAAAAGATTTCAAATCATTAAAATTCTACTCTCGTCTTTTTTACTGCGgtgctaaaaaaaaaaatagcagcaCCACTTAAAGACCCAACTCAGaacgcaccagcagcagcagcacaaatCCAAGCATTTTTCATTCTCAAGAATAATCCCGTTCAATCGTCACCGTTTCTCCCAGCTCAAAAGCTTGCCCCATTGTTGAAAATCACCCGCACATTTGTGTCTAATGGGTCGTGAAAATTATCACCCCCACGATGACGACTCTATTTCATCTTCCCACTCACAACGCGATACAGTGACTAACGTAATATGTGCTCATTCTCTCTCCATTTCCAGACGCTGGCCTAACGGAGGAGGAAGTCGTTCTTCAAAACGCCGCTTCCGAATCGCCTGAGGCCGAAAAGGAGGTGGTCCGTGCCGCCATCGTAGTGCACCTACGCGACGGCATGGGCTCCCTCGGACGTATCCTGAAGGCTGTCGAGACGTACCACGGCACCGTGGTGCACCTGGAGTCACGCCAATCGCGCAGCGAAGGCGTCGTGTTCGATGTGCTCATCAAGGTCGACATGGCCCGGGCCAACCTGCTGCAGTTGATCCGCTCACTGCGGCAGACCGCTTCCTTCGGTAGCGTTAGCCTGCTGTCCGAGAACAACGTGAGCGTGAAGGCCCCGTGGTTCCCGAGCCACGCCTCCGAGCTGGACAACTGCAACCACCTGATGACCAAGTACGAACCCGATCTGGACATGAACCATCCCGGTTTCGCCGATCAGGTCTACCGTGCCCGTAGGAAGGAAATTGCCGAAATCGCTTTCGCTTACAAGTAGTAAGTTTTTCCCGCGAAGGATATCTGTAAGGCCGACGATTTAACGTTTTTTCCCCCCTCTCTCTCTTCCAGCGGAGACCCAATCCCGCACATCAACTACACCGAAACCGAGAACAAGACCTGGTCCGCTGTGTTCACCCGCGTCAAGGAACTGATGAGCAAGCACGCCTGCTCCGAGTACGTGGCCGTGTTCAAGAAGCTGGAGGACGAAAAGATCTTCGTCAAGGAACGCCTGCCGCAGCTGCAGGAGATGAGCGACTTCCTGCGCAAGAACACCGGCTTCACGCTGCGTCCGGCCGCCGGTCTGCTGACGGCTCGGGACTTCCTGGCCTCGTTGGCGTTCCGCATCTTCCAGAGCACCCAGTACGTCCGGCACATCAACTCGCCCTACCACACACCAGAACcgtaagtagtttttttttctcttacactTTTGTGGGATTGATCCCAAAGGGAAGAGCCTTCTAATCCCATCGTCTTGACCTTCGCTCAGTGGAATGCCGGGGAGAGAAGAGGGTTACAATTTATGGCCGCATTGTGGTTGACCTACGTCACAAGAGCTTATGCTTGTTCTTTTCGCCACCGCGCGGAGATGATGGAGTGAAAAGCTGTGATGATCATAGGAGAGGGGAAGGGGGAAGCGACACAAATCTAGCAACTGAAGAAAGCGCGTTATGATTGCTTGAGTGTTTCCATTCATTCATGCTTCTTTAGAGACCACGTCGTCGTTAGCGCCGTCGTCTTTGACTATACGACAAGTGGTTGGTGACACGGTCGGCTTTCGTTTTGCTTCCTTCCCGCACTGGCTGTGATGTAATGTCGGAAGTGGTTGCGGGAAGTACGTTTGAGCGATGGACCGTCGTGGGTGGAAATTCCGGATGAAGATGATTATCTTGATTGATCAACTTTACTCAAAAATCTTGATAAATAAGTTTAGTGATTGAGGTAAAAATAGTCGAGATCGATAAAGCGCCATACTATCTAGCTAGaggcgtaggttcgaatcccatcagtaTTCTCGAGCTAGTCGCAATTGAACCCTTCTACGGTACGCTTCTCAAAGCATTTCTCCTGCAGCTTTCCTCGGAACGACCACTTTCCCTACTCGCACAAAGGACCCCAAGTAGCAGAGAAGTCAAAATAATAGAATAAAATGATTTTAACGGAAATCACCTCGCATTGCCACTCCATTACCACGCCACCGCCTTCGGCATCAGCTCAGCTTTTGATGTCTAGCAGCAGCACGTACCAGAAGCGAAACTTTTTCCGCACCGGGAAATGATTTCCCTCCGGAGCAGCGGTtctacgatgatgacgacgacggcaacaAGTGTCACCCTAGCCATAGTGAACGAACGGCGGGAAGGAACAAAATAATTGCCTTACCCTGACCTCTCCTAGACGTGGTCCTTCTCCCTGCTACTAGACGAGGGGTGCTACTAAAGCGCAGTAATGGCAAGCGATACAAACTCAATTAGGCGGTGTCGTCGTTGTTCCGACCTGGTTCCGACCGAGAGCTCTCGAGGGAAAAATTGTTGGCACTTTgactgacgatgacgacgaaaATCAATGTTCCACGACCCATCCATAAATAGATTCCAATCTGGGAACAACGGGTAGAAGTGGGCGTAACTATTCGGAAAGTGATAGTTTTACAGTGTTTTGGAATCATTAACTATGGAACACTGCTTGAGGATGGTTCTCCGGATGATTTCGATCGATACAATGTTCGGACAATAATCAAATTTTCTGTAACATCTGCTAGGACGCAGTAAATGATAAAATCGCCCAATGTTATCTGAAAGCTTTTCGAAAATTCTGACTAAAGAAATACATAACCATTACTTGTCGAAAGGTTGAAATTCGTCAACCTCTTGTTATTATATGGCATTTTTCGAACATTCATCTGAAAATCGTCCAATGCTATATGCATTTTTCGAACATTAATCTAAAAATCGCCCAATGCTATATGTATTGGAAATGCATTCTTTTGGAAAGTTACGAAATAATCGACATTTTATTTTAATGTATCGCCGGTTTTCCTATTAAACAGTCGCCAATTAAATCCGTTTTCGACAATCATTTCCAAACCGCCCAATGCTACCACTGTACAACCATGACAACTAAAACCCAGATTTCGCTTACCTGTGTCTAGGTAATCCGATTTTTCAtccttttttttactttttttaaattttctgaaaatcgCCCAATATTATCTGAAagcttttcaaaaattcttaccaAAGAAATACGTAGTCGTGAATTGTCGAATGATCGTCATTTGTCAACCTCTTGTCATTATATGGCATTTTTAGAACATTCATCTAAAAATCGCCTAATGTTATGTCGAACCATGCCTTCTTTTGGAAAGTTACAAAATAATCGACATTTTACTTCTATGTATCGCCGGTTTACCAATTAAATCAGTTTTCGACAATCCTCCCAAACCGCCCAATGCTACCACCGTTGAACCATGGCAACTAAAACCCGGATTTCGTTCACCTGTGTCGTCCCACCCTTACCAAATGAAGAAATTTCACTCAAGGTAATCCGATTTTCAttctcatttttcatttttttcccgtTTTTCATTCTTTCATTACAGCGACTGCATCCACGAACTGCTGGGCCACATGCCCCTGTTGGCCGATCCAAGCTTCGCTCAGTTCTCCCAGGAGATCGGTCTGGCCTCGCTGGGCGCTTCGGATGAGGAAATCGAAAAGCTCTCTACGGTAAGTAGCTGGCGGTGATGACCACAGTAATGATAGCTGCTAGGATAGAAAATTGCGAGGGACCAAAAACCGCACAATCCTGGCGCCAAATGACCACGTTGATCCGATTTGACTGAATTGAAAAGAGAAGTTTTCATTGAACTTAGCGTTCAGCTGCTTAAAATAGAAATTGTTTTGAAGATGTTGTTCTCcaaaatttaaaattgtgtaGTTCTTTAGAAACTTTGATCAATATGTTAATCATCTTCATTCGATGAAGTTACAAAGAATCGTTAAATGTTCTAAACTTTAACATGTTCTCGAAAACTTCGTACTTTTGCCAATTTGCAGATTCCAAATGCTTTCATCGACATAGAATTCGCCCAATGCTGTAGATTACTGTTTGCAAAAAACGCTATTGTTTGAAAAAGAAAACGTTGTTGCAATATTTTATAAGGTTTATTCATGTGGTGACTTATTTAGAGTTAATCGCCCAATGTTTTTTTATCGATTATTTGTCCATTTGAGAATCGGGAATTTCCTTTCATGATTGATGGTGGATCAATATTTGACATGTCTATTGTTAAATTTAAAATTATGCCTAAGCTTAATTTACATTTGTGAATTGAACAAAAAATCGACTTTTAAAAATGAATCGCTCAATGTTTGAGTCACTGATCATTCTAGTAATAAAAACACAAGAGGAAAATCACTTACAAAAGCCGAAAGCTAGACTTGCAGTCGTGTAATCGCCGAATTTTTCGTAATGAAGCCTTTGTAATCCATGGCTGTTCTGTGCGCAAGTGTCAGACTCAAACTTGTTTGAGAATAATCGCCCAATATTGTTAAACAATGTTTTTGTATGGTTTAATAAAACCTACAAATGTAATAACTTGACAGGGAGATGTGATAGCACTCTGAAGTGATTGAGCTTTATGTTTACAGTCTGTTCTAGAAAACGCCCAATGCTATCTGGTAATAACACCTTTCCATGGATAAGATTCAGCAAAATCTGAGTTTTTAATCCTAGTAACAAACATAGCAATGGTGAATATACGCACCGCTGCCCCTTGCGCCCTCAAGATGATCAAAAATGTATTTGTTTGATCGCTCATTCCTCAATTTGTATGGATACAATCGCCCAATACTGTGGCACGTTATGTTTGTTTTGTATGATACCGCCTGCAATTGCTCTAACTCTTTGAGGAACGGTGATTGCATTTTCAAGTGGTTTAACTTGAAATTCGTTCATATTGAATAAAAAACGCCCAATGCTATCTGGTAATAACAGCTTTCCTTGGATAAAATTCAGCAGAATCTAGGTTTTTAATCCTAGTAGCAAACATAGCAAATGGTGAAGTTACACACCGCCGCCCCTTGCGCCCTTAGGACaatcaaaaatttatttaaatgATCGCTCAGTACTCAGATAACATGGATACAATCGCCCAATGCTGTGGAACGTAATGATTGTTTTTTATAATACCGCCTACAATTGTTCTAACTCTTTGAGGAACGGTGATTGCATTTTGATGTGGTTCAACTTGAAATTCGTTCGTACTGAATAAAAAACGCCCAATGCTGTCCGGCAATAACAGCTTTCCATGGATAAAATTCAGTAGAATCTAAGTTTTTAATCCTAGTAACAAACAAAGTAATATACGCACCACTATCCCTTGCGCCCCTAAGATGATCAAACATTTATTTGTATGATCGCTCAATactcaatttatttggaaacaatCGCCCAATACTGTGGAACGTAATGTTTGTTTTGTATGATACCGCTAACAATTGCTCTAACTTTTTGATGAACGGTTATTGAATTTTGAAGTGGCTCAAATTGAATCTCGATCATACTGAAAAGAAAACGCCCAATGCTGTCAAGTGATAACATTGTTTTAGTGATCAATGGTAGTGATTGATGGTTGTACACAAACGATGAAAATTATTAGATACAGACCCAAACTTGTTCGAAAAGTAACGCTCAATGCTATGAAATGAATGTATGGTTTTAT contains the following coding sequences:
- the LOC109413955 gene encoding tyrosine 3-monooxygenase isoform X2: MMAVAAAQKNREMFAIKKSYSIENGYPSRRRSLVDDARFETIVVKQTKQTVLDEARTKANEDPNLDDAVQEQQLQADEVPYQLEDEQAASQDEIDDAGLTEEEVVLQNAASESPEAEKEVVRAAIVVHLRDGMGSLGRILKAVETYHGTVVHLESRQSRSEGVVFDVLIKVDMARANLLQLIRSLRQTASFGSVSLLSENNVSVKAPWFPSHASELDNCNHLMTKYEPDLDMNHPGFADQVYRARRKEIAEIAFAYKYGDPIPHINYTETENKTWSAVFTRVKELMSKHACSEYVAVFKKLEDEKIFVKERLPQLQEMSDFLRKNTGFTLRPAAGLLTARDFLASLAFRIFQSTQYVRHINSPYHTPEPDCIHELLGHMPLLADPSFAQFSQEIGLASLGASDEEIEKLSTVYWFTVEFGLCKENDEVKAYGAGLLSAYGELLHAISDKPEHRAFDPASTAVQPYQDQEYQPIYYVAESFEDAKEKFRRWVSTMSRPFEVRFNPHTERVEVLDSVDKLDTLVSQLNTELLHLTNAIAKLRQPFC
- the LOC109413955 gene encoding tyrosine 3-monooxygenase isoform X1; amino-acid sequence: MHTKFMKALDLAIELRNSPQKAMQCLLEEFCYANGYPSRRRSLVDDARFETIVVKQTKQTVLDEARTKANEDPNLDDAVQEQQLQADEVPYQLEDEQAASQDEIDDAGLTEEEVVLQNAASESPEAEKEVVRAAIVVHLRDGMGSLGRILKAVETYHGTVVHLESRQSRSEGVVFDVLIKVDMARANLLQLIRSLRQTASFGSVSLLSENNVSVKAPWFPSHASELDNCNHLMTKYEPDLDMNHPGFADQVYRARRKEIAEIAFAYKYGDPIPHINYTETENKTWSAVFTRVKELMSKHACSEYVAVFKKLEDEKIFVKERLPQLQEMSDFLRKNTGFTLRPAAGLLTARDFLASLAFRIFQSTQYVRHINSPYHTPEPDCIHELLGHMPLLADPSFAQFSQEIGLASLGASDEEIEKLSTVYWFTVEFGLCKENDEVKAYGAGLLSAYGELLHAISDKPEHRAFDPASTAVQPYQDQEYQPIYYVAESFEDAKEKFRRWVSTMSRPFEVRFNPHTERVEVLDSVDKLDTLVSQLNTELLHLTNAIAKLRQPFC